From Bifidobacterium sp. ESL0790, one genomic window encodes:
- a CDS encoding FKBP-type peptidyl-prolyl cis-trans isomerase produces MHNLKTVTHSKSLARAFAAFCALALSVGLAACGSSSDSSSTNSNDPQMAGVTASGKLGKKPKISFHTPMQVVNNSYAVLQKGDGAQIQDGDRVCVQAVSINAKDGGEMMSTWEKNTPDCSIVMNKKSLNDMYYNVLKGQKIDSTVAFGVNDGNKSSTSYIMALTIVSRSKAVTRATGEKVTDVPANLPKVTLASDGAPSIDFNGYKPDGNLVAQTLIRGKGKQVAETDTVDVQYTGWVMDKDGKASKFDSSWDKGAPTQLSLQQVVKGWTQGLSGQTVGSQMLLVIPPELGYGDKAQKGIPANSTLYFVVDLVYDYGPQQSEQ; encoded by the coding sequence ATGCACAATCTCAAGACTGTAACACATTCTAAATCCCTGGCGCGGGCGTTCGCGGCGTTCTGCGCGTTGGCCCTGTCGGTGGGCCTGGCAGCCTGCGGGTCGTCAAGCGACTCGTCCTCGACGAACTCCAACGACCCCCAGATGGCCGGCGTCACCGCCTCGGGCAAGCTCGGCAAGAAGCCGAAGATCTCGTTCCACACCCCCATGCAGGTGGTCAACAACTCCTACGCGGTGCTGCAGAAGGGCGACGGCGCGCAGATCCAGGACGGCGACCGCGTGTGTGTGCAGGCGGTCTCGATCAACGCCAAGGACGGCGGCGAGATGATGAGCACCTGGGAGAAGAACACCCCGGACTGCTCCATCGTGATGAACAAGAAGAGCCTCAACGACATGTACTACAACGTACTGAAGGGGCAGAAGATCGACTCGACCGTGGCCTTCGGCGTCAACGACGGCAACAAGTCAAGCACCTCATACATCATGGCGCTCACCATCGTCTCGCGTTCCAAGGCCGTGACCAGGGCCACCGGCGAGAAGGTGACCGACGTGCCGGCCAACCTGCCCAAGGTCACGCTCGCCTCCGACGGCGCGCCCTCCATCGATTTCAACGGCTACAAGCCCGACGGCAACCTCGTGGCGCAGACCCTCATCCGCGGCAAGGGCAAGCAGGTGGCCGAGACCGACACGGTCGATGTGCAATACACCGGCTGGGTGATGGACAAGGACGGCAAGGCCTCGAAGTTCGACTCCTCGTGGGACAAGGGCGCCCCCACGCAGCTTTCGCTCCAGCAGGTCGTCAAGGGCTGGACCCAGGGCCTCTCCGGCCAGACCGTCGGTTCGCAGATGCTGCTGGTCATCCCGCCGGAACTTGGCTACGGCGACAAGGCGCAGAAGGGCATACCGGCCAACTCCACGCTCTACTTTGTGGTCGATCTGGTCTACGATTACGGCCCGCAGCAGTCCGAGCAGTGA